A genomic window from Solanum dulcamara chromosome 11, daSolDulc1.2, whole genome shotgun sequence includes:
- the LOC129873739 gene encoding uncharacterized protein LOC129873739 gives MLIQNYLSGCKVTSFATSVSSEITKQDSCDQGSGAELLEMSPEKDKCPLDGCIESDSKDGDPFSLNSLDGSRPSTFSAMAGSSKPVVYRRKKFRRNRLPTFFIEPSAEVRPSNGCPSELCSEVHSGTLKEDIVAAEKLATAAPVLLPAECNRGNLLSKSNSCDGRPEGDEQCSEAGSRSDMQRTSNVCINDSHSSSKCDLDFGSSSLKTVVDDTGECSSSGALFPERLGDNMPEKAICAAILRGYGLLERVVVTELRVSTEDSDTSSDICCLISCKACDCSEATVNMLLCDNCDDAYHLSCCNPCITEVPQDEWFCQTCLIKKQQLLEKSSCNESSSNSHSEGESGPTALMLKDTGIYRTCVRIGNNFQAEIPDWKGPVTDEVDCSGEPFEISPSESLCLRERSSNKDLRISSIGNWLQCRQVIEGFGECLDGSICGKWRRAPLFEVQTDDWECFCSVLWDPTQADCAVPQELETEEVLKQLKYIEMLKPRLAVKRRKLNQTSGAGSRFLTKN, from the exons ATGCTGATACAAAATTATCTTTCTGGTTGCAAAGTAACTTCTTTTGCAACCTCTGTCTCATCTGAGATCACGAAACAAGACTCATGTGACCAGGGTTCTGGTGCTGAATTGTTGGAAATGAGTCCAGAAAAAGATAAATGTCCTCTTGATGGCTGTATAGAATCTGATTCAAAGGATGGTGATCCTTTTTCCTTAAACAGTCTAGATGGTTCACGACCTTCAACTTTCAGTGCCATGGCTGGAAGTTCTAAGCCCGTAGTATATCGTAGGAAAAAGTTCAGAAGGAACCGTCTTCCTACTTTCTTCATTGAACCATCAGCTGAAGTTAGGCCTAGCAATGGATGTCCTTCTGAGCTTTGTTCTGAAGTCCATTCAGGAACTTTGAAGGAAGACATTGTTGCTGCTGAGAAATTAGCTACTGCAGCCCCTGTTCTTCTGCCTGCTGAGTGTAATAGAGGGAACCTTCTATCTAAATCAAATTCTTGTGATGGTAGGCCTGAAGGGGATGAGCAGTGCTCTGAAGCAGGATCAAGAAGTGATATGCAAAGGACTTCAAATGTTTGCATAAACGATAGCCATTCGTCATCAAAGTGTGATTTGGATTTTGGGTCTTCTTCGTTGAAGACCGTTGTGGATGATACTGGTGAATGCTCCTCATCTGGTGCTTTATTTCCTGAAAGATTGGGTGATAATATGCCAGAAAAGGCTATATGCGCAGCAATTCTTAGAGGTTATGGGTTGCTTGAAAGAGTTGTGGTTACAGAGCTCCGTGTATCCACAGAAGACTCTGATACCAGTTCTGACATCTGCTGTTTAATCTCATGCAAAGCCTGTGATTGTTCAGAAGCTACAGTGAACATGCTACTCTGTGATAATTGTGATGATGCATATCATTTATCGTGCTGCAACCCCTGTATAACGGAAGTACCTCAGGATGAGTGGTTTTGCCAAACTTGTTTGATAAAGAAGCAACAATTACTCGAGAAATCATCTTGTAATGAGAGTTCTAGCAATTCTCATTCTGAAGGTGAATCGGGACCTACAGCTCTCATGTTGAAGGACACCGGTATATATAGAACCTGTGTTCGTATTGGCAATAATTTTCAAGCTGAGATACCTGACTGGAAGGGTCCAGTGACAGA TGAGGTTGATTGTAGTGGTGAACCATTTGAAATCAGCCCTTCAGAGAGTCTCTGCTTGCGT GAACGATCTTCTAACAAAGATTTGAGGATAAGTTCTATTGGCAATTGGCTTCAGTGCCGGCAGGTCATCGAAGGTTTTGGGGAATGCTTGGATGGAAGTATCTGCGGGAAGTGGCGAAG GGCCCCGCTATTTGAAGTGCAAACAGATGATTGGGAGTGCTTCTGTTCTGTCCTTTGGGATCCAACTCAAGCCGATTGTGCTGTACCTCAA GAACTAGAGACGGAGGAAGTTCTGAAGCAATTGAAGTATATAGAGATG TTGAAACCCCGGCTGGCAGTTAAGAGGCGCAAATTGAATCAAACCTCAGGTGCTGGCTCACGGTTCTTGACAAAGAATTGA